The following coding sequences lie in one Brevibacterium marinum genomic window:
- a CDS encoding MarR family winged helix-turn-helix transcriptional regulator, translating to MCEAVHALRLRASPATVNAIAQEIGIDQSGASRLIKSATAAGYLVMAASATDGRRREASLTSAGRSMLDQAHRWQEEVFVELTTGWSDKKRRDFQQAMTDLMDRSYEMDA from the coding sequence GTGTGCGAGGCTGTCCATGCTCTGAGGCTGCGCGCCAGCCCGGCAACGGTGAACGCGATCGCGCAGGAGATCGGGATCGACCAGAGCGGCGCGTCACGGTTGATCAAGAGCGCCACCGCAGCCGGGTATCTCGTCATGGCAGCGTCCGCGACCGATGGCCGACGACGCGAAGCATCACTCACCTCTGCGGGCCGGTCGATGCTGGACCAAGCGCATCGTTGGCAGGAGGAAGTGTTCGTTGAGCTGACCACAGGCTGGAGCGACAAGAAGCGCCGCGACTTCCAACAGGCGATGACCGACCTGATGGACCGCTCATACGAGATGGACGCATGA
- a CDS encoding ArsR/SmtB family transcription factor yields MHTLAPTYANETGPPDELPERLPEPAVDEIRLERIMGVLAEPLRLTIIQKLLLSSEDFDQTCGWFGFDRPKSTLTHHFKALREAGVITQRQYGLERRSRVRLEDLNTRFPGLVDLVLDWRADAG; encoded by the coding sequence ATGCACACACTTGCGCCGACCTACGCCAATGAGACGGGGCCGCCTGACGAGCTCCCCGAGCGACTGCCGGAGCCTGCGGTGGATGAGATCCGTCTCGAGCGCATCATGGGTGTGCTAGCCGAGCCCCTCAGGCTGACGATCATCCAGAAGCTCCTGCTGTCATCCGAGGACTTCGACCAGACCTGCGGGTGGTTCGGCTTCGACCGGCCCAAGTCCACACTCACGCATCACTTCAAGGCACTGCGCGAGGCCGGCGTCATCACCCAGCGCCAGTACGGCCTCGAGCGACGCAGTCGCGTCCGCCTCGAGGACCTGAACACCCGCTTCCCCGGGCTCGTCGACTTAGTGCTCGACTGGCGCGCAGACGCGGGCTGA
- a CDS encoding MFS transporter, with product MAAALTVVSVFVLSNASTPLYVEWQREWGFSSGTLTIIFACYMVGLVGTLIVAGGLADRYGRRVVLVPAMVAAIASGALFMLALDVAWLLLARLLAVVAVGGAVTAGMAAVVDVAPSARKRAGSLIASASMVLGAGLGPMLSEITAKTTPTPQLWTFAVVTALGLAALAVSMRLPLARAVQVGSTGERLLRWPMPPRDRRRELLWGAATFGPGITATSFVLSLGPSVLAGPIGVPDPLIAGAVACAMFLLATGIQFAAGSLSTREHLALSSITAVVSMGMLGLAVTVTPWWPVFLAAALFAGTAQGLGQLAGLTLIATRIVPERRAESNAALNISGYVPAGVLPVATGYLADAIGLGNAVIAFATLLGVVAVIALVIVRVSTRDESTERPPAKVADETMQPTTLVIAAHPDLEKSRVNAAWLRALDTEEQITVRALADVRGTDGFDAAAEQRELARHNRIVLQFPFRWYSAPPLLSEWLEVALERGWAYGPGGHALEGKELTIAVSTWSRAHDYVPEGRYGRTMNELTSPYATTAARVGMNYCSGSFVHGVGDLSDTALEDIAREYASWAAGGIFASSSPGTQA from the coding sequence GTGGCAGCAGCACTGACGGTCGTATCGGTGTTCGTGCTGTCCAACGCCTCGACGCCGCTGTACGTCGAGTGGCAGCGGGAGTGGGGCTTCTCGTCCGGGACGCTCACGATCATCTTTGCCTGCTACATGGTCGGGCTGGTGGGCACGCTCATCGTCGCCGGCGGGCTTGCCGACCGATACGGGCGGCGCGTGGTCCTCGTGCCGGCCATGGTGGCCGCGATTGCATCCGGGGCGCTGTTCATGCTCGCCCTGGACGTCGCGTGGCTGCTGCTGGCCCGGCTGCTGGCCGTCGTCGCCGTCGGAGGAGCGGTGACGGCGGGGATGGCCGCAGTAGTCGACGTCGCGCCGTCTGCGCGCAAGAGGGCAGGCAGTCTCATCGCGTCCGCCTCCATGGTGCTCGGCGCAGGCCTCGGCCCGATGCTCTCGGAGATCACCGCGAAGACCACCCCCACACCGCAGCTGTGGACGTTCGCCGTCGTCACGGCGCTGGGCCTCGCGGCCCTGGCAGTCAGTATGCGGTTGCCGCTGGCACGGGCGGTGCAGGTCGGAAGCACGGGCGAACGACTCCTTCGTTGGCCGATGCCTCCACGGGATCGTCGGCGTGAACTCCTGTGGGGCGCAGCTACCTTCGGCCCGGGCATCACAGCGACCTCCTTCGTGCTCTCGCTGGGGCCCTCGGTACTGGCTGGACCGATCGGCGTTCCGGACCCCCTGATTGCGGGGGCTGTCGCCTGCGCAATGTTCCTTCTTGCGACCGGGATCCAGTTCGCCGCGGGCAGCCTCTCCACTCGAGAGCATCTCGCACTCAGTTCCATCACCGCCGTGGTCTCGATGGGGATGCTGGGGCTCGCTGTCACCGTGACGCCATGGTGGCCGGTCTTCCTCGCCGCCGCTCTGTTCGCGGGCACCGCCCAAGGGCTGGGTCAGCTTGCCGGCCTCACGCTTATTGCCACACGGATCGTTCCCGAACGACGCGCCGAGTCCAACGCCGCGCTCAACATCTCCGGCTACGTCCCGGCTGGAGTCTTGCCGGTGGCCACCGGCTATCTCGCTGACGCCATCGGGCTCGGCAATGCCGTGATCGCGTTTGCAACGCTCCTCGGTGTCGTCGCAGTGATCGCCCTGGTCATCGTGCGCGTCAGCACGCGGGACGAATCAACAGAACGCCCACCAGCGAAAGTAGCCGACGAGACCATGCAGCCAACCACACTGGTGATCGCCGCCCACCCCGACCTGGAGAAATCACGCGTCAACGCCGCCTGGCTCCGAGCACTCGACACCGAAGAGCAGATCACCGTCCGCGCGCTGGCAGACGTCCGCGGAACCGACGGCTTCGACGCCGCAGCTGAGCAGCGGGAACTCGCCAGGCACAATCGGATCGTCCTGCAGTTCCCCTTCCGCTGGTACAGCGCCCCGCCACTGCTATCCGAATGGCTCGAAGTCGCGCTGGAACGCGGCTGGGCCTACGGGCCCGGCGGACACGCACTGGAAGGCAAAGAGCTCACCATCGCGGTGTCGACCTGGTCACGCGCCCACGACTACGTGCCAGAGGGGCGTTACGGACGAACGATGAACGAGCTCACCTCCCCGTACGCCACCACCGCCGCACGAGTCGGCATGAACTATTGCTCCGGATCCTTCGTCCACGGCGTCGGTGACCTCAGCGACACCGCGCTCGAAGACATCGCTCGCGAATACGCGTCATGGGCTGCAGGAGGGATATTCGCGTCGAGCTCGCCCGGAACGCAAGCGTAA
- the dxs gene encoding 1-deoxy-D-xylulose-5-phosphate synthase, translating into MTFLESINSPSQLRSLDDAECEVLAKEIRDYLVTTVAGTGGHLGPNLGVVELTVGLHRVFESPQDTILFDVGHQTYVHKLLTGRMEDFSSLRQRDGLSGYPSRAESEHDVIENSHASASLSWADGIAKAHQLKGENDRHVVAVIGDGALTGGMAWEALNTIAADKSTPPRKLVIVVNDNGRSYAPTVGGFAEHLDELRTTSGYERLLSWGKTTLRQSGAPGRAAYSAIHGVKRGLKDMVSAEQAGMFDELGIKYLGPVDGHDLSTVEKALQRAKQYDGGPVIVHMITQKGQGYDPALNDDADQFHSVGVIDPLTGRSSPSKQTSWTSVFGDEVVSIAESRDDIVAVTAAMLLPVGLAKFAEAYPERVFDVGIAEQHAVTSAAGLSYGGLHPIVCLYATFLNRGFDQLLMDVALHGQGVTFVLDRAGITGPDGASHHGIWDMAMLRIVPGLKLAAPRDATRLTEELEEAVAVEDGPTVIRFPKGSVGTDIPALRRLDDGVDVLREAPAGTRKDVLIVSVGPFAGRAQEVAEKLAEQGITSTIVDPRWVLPVPSGVIEMGVEHSLVAVIEDGVKVGGIGSQIRSDLRAADSRVGVLELGAPDEFLPQGSRDEILEHAGLDVDTMVSEIVHILPAEVRNRAQQGSRRAV; encoded by the coding sequence ATGACATTCCTCGAGTCGATCAACTCGCCGTCACAGCTGCGGAGCCTCGACGATGCCGAATGCGAAGTTCTGGCGAAGGAGATCCGGGACTACCTGGTCACCACCGTGGCCGGCACCGGCGGACACCTGGGCCCCAACCTCGGCGTGGTCGAACTCACTGTCGGACTGCACCGCGTCTTCGAGTCCCCACAGGACACCATCCTCTTCGACGTCGGTCACCAGACCTACGTGCACAAACTTCTCACCGGGCGCATGGAGGACTTCTCATCTCTGCGCCAGCGTGACGGCCTTTCCGGGTATCCCAGTCGGGCCGAGAGCGAACACGATGTCATCGAGAACTCCCATGCTTCGGCATCTCTGTCCTGGGCCGACGGCATTGCCAAGGCACATCAGCTCAAGGGGGAGAACGACCGCCACGTCGTCGCGGTCATCGGCGACGGGGCACTGACCGGCGGAATGGCGTGGGAGGCCCTCAACACCATCGCCGCCGACAAATCGACCCCGCCGCGCAAGCTCGTCATCGTCGTCAACGACAACGGCAGGTCCTACGCACCCACGGTGGGTGGCTTCGCCGAGCACCTCGACGAGCTGCGAACCACCTCAGGCTACGAGAGGCTGCTGTCCTGGGGGAAAACGACTCTCCGGCAGTCGGGTGCCCCGGGCCGGGCCGCCTACAGCGCCATCCACGGTGTCAAGCGGGGCCTCAAGGACATGGTGAGCGCAGAACAGGCCGGAATGTTCGACGAACTCGGGATCAAATACCTGGGACCTGTCGACGGCCACGACCTGTCTACCGTGGAGAAGGCACTGCAGCGGGCGAAGCAGTACGATGGCGGGCCCGTCATCGTGCACATGATCACTCAGAAGGGGCAAGGGTACGATCCCGCGCTCAATGACGATGCCGATCAGTTCCACTCCGTCGGCGTGATCGACCCGCTGACGGGCAGATCTTCACCCTCCAAGCAGACCTCGTGGACCTCGGTCTTCGGCGACGAGGTCGTCAGCATCGCCGAGTCCCGCGATGACATCGTTGCGGTGACCGCAGCCATGCTCCTGCCCGTGGGCCTCGCGAAGTTCGCCGAAGCGTACCCGGAGCGGGTCTTCGACGTCGGCATCGCCGAACAGCACGCTGTGACATCCGCCGCTGGGCTGTCCTACGGTGGGCTGCACCCGATCGTGTGCCTTTATGCGACATTCCTCAACCGTGGCTTCGATCAGCTGCTCATGGACGTGGCCCTGCACGGACAGGGAGTCACATTCGTCCTCGACCGCGCCGGGATCACCGGACCCGATGGCGCCAGCCATCACGGAATCTGGGACATGGCGATGCTGCGCATCGTTCCCGGGCTCAAATTGGCGGCCCCTCGCGATGCCACACGCCTGACCGAAGAACTCGAAGAAGCCGTCGCCGTCGAAGACGGTCCGACAGTGATCAGGTTCCCGAAGGGAAGCGTGGGAACCGACATTCCCGCTCTGCGCCGCCTCGACGATGGTGTCGATGTCCTGCGTGAGGCACCGGCCGGCACTCGCAAGGACGTACTCATCGTCTCGGTCGGTCCCTTCGCCGGCAGAGCTCAGGAAGTGGCCGAGAAATTGGCTGAACAGGGAATCACCTCGACGATAGTCGACCCACGCTGGGTCCTGCCCGTTCCCTCCGGCGTCATCGAGATGGGCGTCGAGCACAGCCTGGTCGCCGTGATCGAGGACGGCGTCAAGGTCGGCGGAATCGGATCTCAGATCCGCAGCGATCTGCGCGCCGCAGACTCACGCGTCGGAGTCCTCGAACTCGGGGCACCCGACGAGTTCCTGCCGCAGGGATCCCGCGACGAGATCCTCGAACATGCCGGGCTCGATGTCGACACCATGGTGTCCGAGATCGTTCACATTCTGCCTGCCGAGGTCAGGAACCGGGCCCAGCAGGGCTCACGCCGAGCAGTCTGA
- a CDS encoding HRDC domain-containing protein, with amino-acid sequence MTTELPLLSTPAHGIPPLIDSGNDFSTACRELADGSGPVAIDAERASGIRYGQRAFLVQLRRSNAGTFLLDSEALGDLSSLNSAFGEEEWVIHSVTQDLPCLQERGMRPAALFDTELAARMLGWEKFGLAAVAERTLGLRLAKEHSAADWSKRPLPEEWLNYAALDVEVLLPIRDILAEALFEAGKLEFASQEFDHLLDFRPRHFAEPWRRTHGLSKLKSRRDIAKVREMWTARDIMAAEADIAPSRIMRDRDLVALAQSRVRSSDDIMTQRPKLSRADSARLFRAFRKATRLPVDELPPRKEPNPQQSRSSFSHTDLKERIAVLKGAMAKLAEDREIPHDVLLQPAIVKALGAESGVDVEQFLVERGARPWQVELSAPVLTDAIAKLPAA; translated from the coding sequence ATGACAACCGAACTACCGCTTCTGTCCACACCCGCTCATGGCATTCCGCCTCTCATCGACTCCGGGAACGACTTCTCCACTGCCTGTCGAGAGCTCGCAGACGGCTCCGGTCCCGTCGCCATCGACGCCGAAAGGGCATCGGGCATCAGGTATGGCCAACGTGCGTTCCTGGTCCAGCTGCGGCGTTCGAACGCCGGCACCTTCCTCCTCGACTCCGAAGCCCTCGGGGACCTCAGCTCCCTCAATTCCGCGTTCGGCGAGGAGGAATGGGTCATCCACTCGGTGACCCAGGATCTGCCCTGTCTGCAGGAGCGCGGAATGCGGCCCGCAGCGCTCTTCGACACCGAGCTCGCGGCACGTATGCTCGGCTGGGAGAAGTTCGGTTTGGCCGCTGTCGCGGAGCGAACCCTCGGACTCCGGCTGGCGAAGGAGCACTCGGCCGCCGACTGGTCGAAGCGGCCGCTTCCGGAGGAGTGGCTCAACTACGCCGCCCTCGACGTCGAAGTGCTCCTGCCGATTCGGGACATCCTGGCCGAAGCGCTCTTCGAGGCCGGAAAGTTGGAGTTCGCTTCGCAGGAGTTCGACCATCTTCTCGATTTCAGGCCCAGACACTTCGCCGAACCCTGGCGGCGGACGCACGGGCTGTCGAAGCTCAAATCGCGCAGGGACATCGCCAAGGTCCGGGAGATGTGGACGGCTCGCGACATCATGGCAGCTGAGGCCGATATCGCACCTTCACGCATTATGCGCGATCGCGACCTCGTCGCTCTGGCCCAATCACGGGTGCGTTCGAGTGACGACATCATGACGCAAAGGCCCAAGCTCTCCCGAGCGGATTCCGCACGGCTCTTCCGTGCCTTCCGCAAGGCGACCCGGCTGCCTGTCGATGAGCTTCCGCCGCGGAAGGAGCCGAACCCACAGCAGTCGAGGTCCTCGTTCAGCCACACAGATCTCAAGGAGCGCATCGCCGTCCTCAAAGGTGCGATGGCGAAGCTGGCCGAAGACCGGGAGATCCCTCACGACGTGCTCCTGCAGCCGGCGATCGTCAAGGCCCTCGGCGCGGAGTCGGGAGTCGACGTCGAACAGTTCCTCGTCGAACGCGGGGCCAGGCCGTGGCAGGTCGAGTTGAGCGCACCCGTGCTCACCGATGCGATCGCCAAGCTGCCCGCGGCCTGA
- a CDS encoding DUF3000 family protein, with the protein MVNTSPLNRIPSEFSAVTTVLREARNTENVSISEIPAPARLAPYSYALGAEVSADETFLRASGEAIEELATGRIVVLYDPSSPEEWQGQFRVVSYIRAELEHELGNETMLGPVAWTWLEEALESNDCEVVAAGGTTTRVLSESFGTLAERPSTIDLELRASWTPVIAEPELIGDHFEAWIDLLCTVAGLPPLPEGVSALPGRRR; encoded by the coding sequence GTGGTCAACACCTCACCCCTCAACCGGATTCCGTCGGAGTTCTCCGCCGTGACGACTGTTCTGCGCGAAGCGCGGAACACGGAAAACGTGTCGATCTCCGAAATACCGGCGCCGGCCCGCCTGGCGCCGTATTCCTATGCGCTGGGTGCCGAGGTCAGTGCCGATGAGACCTTCCTGCGGGCCAGCGGTGAGGCGATCGAGGAATTGGCCACCGGCCGCATCGTCGTCCTCTACGACCCCAGTTCCCCCGAGGAATGGCAAGGGCAGTTCCGGGTCGTGTCCTATATCCGTGCCGAACTCGAACACGAACTCGGCAATGAGACGATGCTCGGGCCGGTCGCGTGGACCTGGCTCGAAGAGGCACTGGAATCGAATGACTGTGAGGTCGTCGCCGCCGGCGGCACGACCACCCGCGTCCTCTCGGAGAGCTTCGGCACCCTCGCCGAGCGGCCGTCCACGATAGACTTGGAGCTGCGCGCATCATGGACACCCGTGATCGCGGAGCCGGAACTCATCGGCGATCACTTCGAAGCCTGGATCGATCTGCTGTGCACAGTTGCCGGACTGCCACCACTTCCTGAAGGAGTTTCAGCCCTGCCCGGGCGACGTCGATGA
- the hemE gene encoding uroporphyrinogen decarboxylase, translating into MTSPLLPALRGEQTSHTPVWFMRQAGRSLPEYRELRAGTAMLDACRDPELVSEITLQPVRRHGVDAAIFFSDIVVPLQAAGVDVEIVPGRGPVIANPIRSRAEVDALPELEPDMIPDIAESIGRVTAELGRSTPLIGFAGAPFTLASYLIEGGPSKNHEKTKSLMVSEPDTFSRLLAKLARISSTFLDVQLSAGASAYQLFDSWAGYLSRRDYEAHVLEHSSAVFDSLGHHEVPSIHFGVQTGELLSSMSRAGSTAVGVDFRVDLADASTRVQPGQPLQGNLDPALLFAPWEALAPRVEQIVRQGLEHEAGFVFNLGHGVLPDTDPEVPGKIVDEVHRVSAEILAARG; encoded by the coding sequence ATGACTTCACCCTTGTTGCCCGCCCTGCGCGGAGAGCAGACCTCGCACACTCCTGTCTGGTTCATGCGCCAGGCCGGCCGTTCTCTCCCGGAGTACCGCGAGCTGCGTGCGGGCACCGCCATGCTCGACGCCTGTCGCGATCCTGAACTGGTCTCGGAGATCACTCTGCAGCCGGTGCGCCGCCACGGCGTCGATGCCGCGATCTTCTTCTCCGACATCGTGGTCCCTCTGCAGGCGGCCGGTGTCGACGTGGAGATCGTGCCCGGCAGGGGACCGGTGATCGCGAACCCGATCCGCAGCCGGGCCGAGGTCGATGCGCTGCCAGAACTCGAACCGGATATGATTCCCGACATCGCCGAATCCATCGGACGAGTCACGGCAGAGCTGGGTCGGTCGACTCCGCTGATCGGGTTCGCCGGCGCCCCCTTCACCCTGGCCAGTTACCTCATCGAGGGCGGACCGAGCAAGAACCATGAGAAGACGAAATCACTCATGGTCTCCGAACCGGACACGTTCTCTCGGCTCCTGGCCAAGCTCGCTCGAATCTCGTCCACCTTCCTCGATGTGCAGCTGAGCGCCGGCGCCTCGGCATACCAGCTCTTCGACTCCTGGGCCGGGTACCTGTCCCGTCGCGACTACGAAGCACATGTCCTCGAGCACTCGAGCGCGGTCTTCGACTCGCTGGGGCACCACGAGGTGCCGAGCATCCACTTCGGCGTGCAGACCGGTGAGCTGCTGAGTTCCATGTCTCGGGCCGGCTCCACCGCCGTCGGTGTCGACTTCCGGGTCGATCTGGCCGATGCCTCGACCCGCGTGCAGCCGGGCCAGCCGCTGCAGGGCAACCTCGATCCGGCACTGCTCTTCGCCCCCTGGGAGGCATTGGCACCGCGCGTCGAACAGATCGTGCGCCAGGGGCTTGAGCACGAAGCGGGCTTCGTCTTCAATCTGGGCCACGGGGTCCTTCCCGACACCGACCCCGAGGTGCCGGGGAAGATCGTGGACGAAGTCCATCGTGTCTCTGCAGAGATCCTGGCGGCACGGGGCTGA
- the hemG gene encoding protoporphyrinogen oxidase — protein MSQITIIGGGISGLVTAYRLATDHQVTLVESDDRLGGCLHSTTLNGAVPVGLDTGAEASLHRRRETKDLAVELGLDAQFPSTAHSSRVLSKGGLHAIPKRTVMGVPGDPAEVRDLLGAAATDRIAHETITGPIDGEDTSLGDFLTDRLGADLVDTLVDPLLGGVYAGRCRDLSLASTVPALLPAAVEGTSVLDLVQRLLAERDAQAASQPAGEDPPPVFMSLRGGINQLVPALEERIRERGGTIRTGTHLISVRQTADGWTVRTGDSELESDSVVLATPAHVTTDLIAEVAPTSASLLASVPYATTALIPALVEIGDRRLEGSGFLVPPTENAFIKASTFVSNKWPWVRERIPENTALIRMSIGRFGDGPGGWQDCDDEELIARAFEDWKDIADRGSDRLIAAEAHRWDHALPQYLPGHSGMVTRIDEETSGIGGLELAGSAYFGVGIPACIARAEEVARRVSAARS, from the coding sequence ATGAGTCAGATCACGATCATCGGGGGCGGAATCTCCGGCCTCGTCACGGCCTATCGCCTTGCAACCGACCACCAGGTCACGCTCGTCGAAAGTGACGACCGCCTCGGCGGATGTCTGCACTCGACGACGCTCAACGGTGCCGTTCCGGTCGGCTTGGACACCGGTGCGGAAGCCAGTCTGCACCGACGACGGGAGACGAAGGACCTGGCCGTCGAGCTCGGCCTGGATGCCCAGTTCCCCTCCACGGCACACAGCTCCCGCGTCCTGTCGAAAGGTGGGCTCCACGCGATTCCCAAACGCACGGTGATGGGTGTGCCGGGGGACCCCGCCGAGGTCAGAGACCTCCTCGGCGCAGCAGCCACCGACCGCATCGCTCACGAGACCATCACCGGACCGATCGACGGCGAGGACACGTCACTGGGGGACTTCCTCACGGACCGCCTCGGCGCGGATCTCGTCGACACCCTCGTCGATCCGCTGCTCGGAGGTGTGTACGCGGGACGCTGCCGCGACCTCTCGCTGGCATCGACGGTCCCCGCGCTGCTGCCGGCCGCAGTGGAGGGGACCTCGGTGCTCGACCTCGTTCAGCGACTGCTCGCCGAACGTGACGCACAGGCGGCCTCGCAGCCAGCCGGCGAAGATCCGCCCCCGGTGTTCATGAGCCTCCGGGGAGGCATCAACCAACTGGTTCCGGCCCTCGAGGAGCGCATTCGCGAGCGGGGCGGCACGATCCGCACCGGCACGCATTTGATCTCCGTGCGGCAGACTGCCGACGGGTGGACGGTGCGCACCGGGGACTCCGAGTTGGAATCCGACTCGGTCGTGCTGGCCACACCCGCCCATGTGACGACGGACCTCATCGCCGAGGTGGCCCCGACCTCCGCATCGCTGCTGGCCTCCGTGCCCTATGCGACGACAGCTCTGATCCCGGCCCTCGTTGAGATCGGAGACCGCAGACTTGAGGGATCCGGGTTCCTCGTGCCGCCGACGGAGAATGCATTCATCAAGGCATCGACATTCGTGTCGAACAAATGGCCCTGGGTGCGTGAACGCATCCCCGAAAACACCGCCCTGATCCGGATGAGCATCGGACGGTTCGGCGACGGGCCAGGCGGCTGGCAGGACTGCGACGACGAGGAGCTCATCGCACGGGCCTTCGAGGATTGGAAGGACATCGCCGATCGCGGATCAGACCGTCTGATCGCCGCCGAAGCACACCGGTGGGATCACGCACTTCCGCAGTACCTGCCCGGGCACTCGGGCATGGTCACCCGCATCGACGAGGAGACTTCCGGAATCGGCGGCCTCGAGCTGGCGGGTTCGGCATACTTCGGTGTCGGCATTCCCGCCTGCATCGCCCGTGCCGAGGAAGTCGCCCGCAGAGTGAGTGCGGCCCGAAGCTGA
- the hemQ gene encoding hydrogen peroxide-dependent heme synthase → MSEHTAPTDAQIEQANNETRYIAYSVFASAGELGDANRAALAEEVHEALAPLKDHGLVVRGIYDVSALRADADVMFWWHAPSIELVQAAYSAVRRSMLGGVLEPIWSVVGLHRPAEFNKAHLPALLTDDEPGDYICVYPFVRSYDWYVLDPAERSKMLRDHGMAAADYKDVKANTIASFALGDYEWLLAFEAPELHRIVDLMRELRNTQARLHVREEVPFYTGPRRELVDIITGWR, encoded by the coding sequence ATGAGCGAACACACCGCCCCCACTGATGCGCAGATCGAGCAGGCGAACAACGAGACCCGCTACATCGCATACTCGGTCTTCGCCTCGGCCGGTGAACTCGGCGACGCGAACCGGGCCGCACTCGCCGAGGAAGTCCACGAGGCACTCGCCCCGCTGAAGGATCATGGACTCGTCGTCCGAGGGATCTACGATGTCTCCGCCCTGCGCGCGGACGCCGATGTGATGTTCTGGTGGCATGCGCCGAGCATCGAGTTGGTCCAGGCCGCCTATTCGGCGGTGCGTCGCAGCATGCTCGGCGGAGTGCTCGAACCGATCTGGTCGGTCGTCGGGCTGCACCGTCCGGCCGAGTTCAACAAGGCTCACCTGCCGGCGCTGCTGACCGATGACGAACCGGGCGACTACATCTGCGTGTACCCGTTCGTGCGCTCCTACGATTGGTACGTTCTCGATCCGGCCGAGCGCTCCAAGATGCTGCGCGACCACGGGATGGCCGCCGCGGATTACAAGGACGTCAAGGCCAACACCATCGCCTCGTTCGCCCTCGGCGACTACGAATGGCTGCTGGCCTTCGAAGCGCCTGAACTCCATCGCATCGTCGACCTCATGCGCGAGCTGCGCAATACCCAGGCACGTCTGCACGTGCGCGAAGAGGTCCCGTTCTACACCGGCCCGCGTCGAGAGCTCGTCGACATCATCACCGGCTGGCGCTGA
- a CDS encoding MarR family winged helix-turn-helix transcriptional regulator: MSTAQDPAAHDPLALESQICFALSIASRGVISAYRSVLEPIHLTHPQYLVMLALWQHERLPVRQIAELLRLEAATVSPLIKRLETLDYVEKRRSSEDERVVEVSLTETGAKLRETAEAIPGQMMAKLDIGEAEMRELHSTMTRIIAAVDASQAEEAGNVA, from the coding sequence ATGTCAACCGCTCAAGATCCGGCCGCGCACGATCCGCTGGCTCTGGAGAGTCAGATCTGCTTTGCCCTGTCCATTGCCTCACGCGGAGTCATCTCCGCCTATCGATCGGTGCTCGAGCCCATTCACCTCACTCACCCGCAGTACCTGGTCATGTTGGCACTGTGGCAGCACGAGCGACTGCCGGTGAGGCAGATCGCGGAGCTGCTCCGACTCGAAGCGGCGACGGTGTCACCGCTGATCAAGCGTCTCGAGACCCTGGATTACGTCGAGAAGCGGCGCAGCAGCGAAGACGAGAGGGTCGTCGAAGTCTCTTTGACGGAAACCGGCGCGAAGCTGCGGGAGACGGCAGAGGCGATTCCCGGGCAGATGATGGCGAAGCTCGACATCGGCGAAGCGGAGATGCGCGAACTCCACTCGACGATGACGCGGATCATCGCCGCGGTCGATGCCTCTCAGGCAGAAGAGGCCGGAAACGTCGCCTGA
- a CDS encoding GNAT family N-acetyltransferase yields the protein MSGASRLVVKTFDELRIEELYGIMQLRSQVFVVEQNCVFLDQDGVDTLPQTLHVFYPAEARTLPDTHGAEVGRSLAPKAYARMLPPGLRDGPAFEPGARSIGRVVTNPLVRGEGWGRRLIGELVSAHAHRLLTLNAQTHLEAFYSGFGFRPNGPRFHEDGIEHTPMSRPAGV from the coding sequence GTGAGCGGAGCATCTCGGCTCGTCGTCAAGACCTTCGACGAGCTGAGGATCGAGGAGCTGTACGGGATCATGCAGCTGCGGTCCCAGGTCTTCGTCGTCGAGCAGAACTGCGTCTTCCTCGACCAGGACGGTGTGGATACGCTGCCGCAGACCCTGCATGTCTTCTACCCCGCTGAGGCCCGAACCTTGCCGGACACGCACGGCGCCGAGGTGGGCCGCAGTCTCGCGCCCAAGGCTTATGCCCGGATGCTGCCGCCCGGTCTCCGCGACGGCCCGGCCTTCGAGCCCGGGGCGCGCAGCATCGGCCGTGTCGTGACGAATCCCCTCGTTCGCGGCGAGGGGTGGGGTCGGCGGCTCATCGGCGAACTCGTCTCCGCCCATGCTCACCGGCTGCTGACCCTGAACGCGCAGACCCACCTCGAGGCGTTCTACTCCGGCTTCGGCTTCAGACCGAACGGTCCCCGATTCCACGAGGACGGGATCGAGCACACCCCGATGTCACGACCGGCGGGCGTCTGA